The DNA region CGCGGCGAAGAGCGGCGCCGGCACCGCATGGGTCTCGTGCAGGGCCATGCTGAAATCGTAGACAAGCTGCGCCTTCGGGTCCTGCAGCTTGGGCGGCTTGCGCCTGGCGATGGCATCGATGACGGTCGGATCGATGCCGGCCTTCAGCCCTTCCCGCTTATGGGCATGCCATTCGTAATGGGAGGTCCAGAAACGCGCCGTGACCAGGATGGCCAATTCGGATAGCGCGGGCGGCAGCGTCGTGTCGTAGCGCACGAACTCACCCAGGCGCTGCGCACGCTCGCCGAGCTCCGGGCTGTCCAGCCAGGCGAGCAGCGGCGCCGGCGCCGTGCCCCGCTTGCCGGCGATCGCCGCCTCGACGACCCGAAGCTGGGCCTCGCTCATCTCCTCGCGGGTCGGGGGTCTGAAGCGCATTTTCTTTCTCTCATGTGGGGGTGAATAGTGAATGGTGAATAGTGAAGAGTGAGTAGTGAGTAGTGAGTAGTGAGCAGATAATGCCGTCACTCTTCACTTTTCACTCTTCACTCTTCACTTCTCACTCTTCACTACTCACCACCAACAAACCGATATTCCGTCCGCTGGCGATAGGTCTCGCCGGGGCGTAAGGCAGCGTTCGGGAAATGCGCCCGGTTCGGGCCGTCGGGAAAGAGCTGGGCTTCGAGCGCCAGCCCCGCCCCTGCCCCGTAACGGCGCCCCTCATGGCCGGGCGCCGCAATCCGCATTGCGTGGCCGTCATAGACCTGGAGGCCGGGTTCGGTGGTCCATTGCTCGAGGGTGAGGCCGTTGACCTTGCTTACGAGCGTCGCGGCAAGCGCGAGCCCGTGCGACCTCTCGACCTGCGAGCGGCGCAGCACGAAATTGATGTCGTAGCCGAAGGGCGTGGAGGCGCCTTGCGGCATATGGCGGATCGGCCTCGTCTGGCGGAAATCATAAGGCGTGCCGATGACCGAGAGGATCTCCCCGGTCGGGATCAGCTCGTTATCGGTCGGCGTGTGGAAATCGGCCGCGATCATGAGCTCGTGGTCGCGCACATCCTCGCTGCCGTCGAGATTGAAATAGCTGTGCTGGGCAAGATTGACGACCGTCGCCGCGTCCGTGGTCGCGGTGAGGTCGAGCGCCAAGGTCGCGGGCTCGACCAGCTCGTAGCGGCACCAGACCCGCAGATTGCCCGGATAGCCCTGATCCCCAGCGGACGAGGACAGGGCGAAGGTCACGGCGTTCGGACCATGCTCGACGATGCTCCAGAGGCGCCGATTGAAGCCCATGGCGCCGCCATGCAGCGAGTGCCGTCCCGCCTCGTTCAGGGGCAATTGATAGGCATGGCCATCGAGGCTGAAGCGACCATGGGCGATGCGGTTGGCGTAGCGCCCCGCAATGGCGCCGGCGTGCTGGGAATGCCCGTCATAGATGTCGGGAGTCTCGAAGCCGAGGACGACGCGCTGGTCCCGGCCCGTCGGCAGCTTGACCGTGAGATCGCGCAAGACCGCACCGAGCTCCATGATGCGCGCCTTCGCGCCGGCCGCGGTCGTGAGCTCGACCTCGCGGACCGCGCGGCCATCGGGGAGCATGCCAAGGGTGAGCAGCGACATGTCTTTTGCTTGGCGCAGAACTCGGCGGCGATCAAGCTCGTGCCGCGAAACGCTCGGACTCGCATATCGGCTATTGGTGAACGGCCTCGAGCTTGTATCCGTCGAGATCGATCACGAAAGCCGCATAATAATTGGCGCCGTAATGCGGCCTCAGCCCGGGAGCCCCGGCGTCCTTGCCGCCGGCTTCGATCGCTGCGGCATGAAAGGCATCGACCGCGGCGCGATCAGGCGCGATGAAGGCCAGATGAAAGCCGGGGCCCGGCGCGATCACCTGATCGGGCCTGGCGAAGAGCGCGAACCGGTCCGGCCCGCCCGGCTCGCCGAAGCCTGCGCCGCGCTGCCCATTGGTCCAGACACGCACATAACCGAGCGGCGCCAGGATGCTCTCGTAGAACAAAGCCGCGCGCTCGAGATCGTGCACCCCGAAGGACATATGACCGAGCATGTCGCCTCCCTTGCGCGGATCGCGCTCTTCCTTCTCCCGCCCTTTCGCGGGAGAAGGTGGTTGAGCGAAGCGAGACCGGATGAGGGGCGGTCGAGCGCTTCACCGGCGTCCCTCATCCGCCTCGACTTCGTCTCGGCACCTTCTCCCGCCCAAGAGCGGGAGAAGGGACGCGCACGAGCGCTACGCCTTCATCTGCCAGGCAAAGGTCTCAGGTTGCGCCTCACTCATCTGGATCGGTGTCTCCCGAAAGCGACATGGGAGCGGCGCGCGTCACGGGCTGCGCTCCGACCGACCAGCCAGGTGGCGTCGACGGCGACCGGATGGGGGCAGGTGGCCGCGGCGCCATCGCCGCATAGGCAGAGCGCGATTGGGCGGAGCGCGACTGCGCGGCAGACGGATCCGGCGCGCCGAGCCGGCTCGCATCCTTGGCGACGGCCGTGTTGCCGCCCGAGGATTGCATGGCCGGCATGGCGGAGGGGGCGGCCCCCGCCCGGTCCAGCCGGTCGCCCTTGCTGCTGATGCGCGGCGGCGAATAACCCTGATCCTCCGGGTCGAGCCGCGCGGAGCGTGACGGCGGCAGCGGGGTAGCGGCCACGGTGCCCGGCTGCGAACGCTGAGGATCAGGACTGCGCGAAGCCATCATCGGCCGCGGCGACACGGCAGGCTCCATCGGCCGCTCCGCCGCCGAGGCGACGGCGTTGCGCGAGGGCGGCATGTCTTCGAGCGCATAGGGGTCGTCGGCTTCCGGCTCCTGCTGCATCTGGCCTGGCGCCACGGGCGGCTGCACAGGGGCATCGAGCGGGGCCGCGCTGCGCGGCGTGAACTTGATGACCGGCCGGCAGATATGATGTCCGCTGGCATGTCGCATCAGGTCGAGGTGGAAATGATCCTCGTGATGCCCGTCGCTGCCCGGCCCGAGCACGGTGTGGAAGATCTCGCAGGAGCCGACGAAGACGCTGCGCAGGAAGTCCTGATCCTGCGGCGCACCGCGCCAGCCCGACCTGACCATCACCTCGCGCCCATCGGCGAGCGTGAATCCGGAGACGTCGATGGCGTCGGCGAAGGCATGCTCCGACTTCATGGAGGTGCCGGTGCCGTTATTCATGCGCCTGCACGAATAAGAGCCGAGCGTATGCATCTCGACCACCGGCTGGCCATAGACCGCGGCGGCGGCGGCCTGCACCTTCTCGCCCATCCAGCTTTCGAGGGCCGGCACCATGTCGCAGGTCAGCGTCGCCGCATAGGCCTTGTGCCCGCGCCCGGCGAGCGAGCTCGGCAAGGTCAGCCCGACCTTGCCGTCCGAGAGGGCAGCCACATGGAAAGGCGAAAGCGCGCCACAAGCCCCCGGACCGTCGATCGCCGGGGCTCGCGTGATATAGTCGCTTTCCCTGATGGCGCCGGAGCGCAGGCAGGCGCGCTCGGCCTCGTCACGCCAAGCCGGACGGGCTTCGCGCGGCGCCTTGCCGCAACTCGCGATTGCGACGGCAATGAATGCCGCGGCCCCGAGCGAGGCGCGACGCCGCAATGTCCGTCCGCCCGCCATCCACGCCACTCCGGGGGAACACGAATTGGGAAACACGAATTCGAGATAATTGCGACCGAAACGGTTGACGCTTTGCCAAGGGTAACGGTTAATGCCCCACTAATTTGCGAATCGACTGCTAAGCACGCTGGCGAAGACGGACTCGCTTGCCCGAGACTTGCTTGCCTGAGACGTGCTTGCCTAGGACGTGCTTGCCGGAGGCGGACATATGATATCGGCTGTCGCGTTGCGTGCGCGTCTCGACACTGGTGAGCTCACCCCCGAAGCCGCTATCCGCCAGAGCCTCGAAGCCGTCGAACGAGCCGATGGCGAACTCGGCGCCTTCGTGGCGACGAATGCGCAAGGCGCATTGGCGAGCGCGACCGGGCAGAATGGTCCTTCGGGCCCCTTGAGCGGCATCGCCATCGGCGTGAAGGACATCATCGACACGGCCGACATGCCGACCGCGATGGGATCGGCGATCTATGAGGGCTGGCGCCCGAAGGCCGATGCGGCGCTCGTCATGCTGGCGCGCCGGGCCGGGGCGAGCATCCTGGGAAAGACCGCGACCACGGCCTTCGCGCATGCCGACCCGCCGGGGACGCGCAACCCGCACGATCCTGCCCACACGCCGGGCGGCTCCTCCTCGGGCTCGGCAGCCGCGGTCGGCGCCGGCATGGTGCCGCTCGCTTTCGGCACCCAGACCGGCGGATCGGTCATCCGGCCCGCCTCCTTCTGCGGGGTCGCGGCCATCAAGCCGTCCTTCCGGCTGCTGCCGACCGCCGGCATCAAATGCTATTCGATCTCGCTCGACACGGCGGGGCTGTTCGCCGCGACCGTCGCCGATGCGGGTTTCGCGCTCGCCGCCCTGACGGGCCGCGACCTCGGCGCCCCAGCATCGCCACAAGGGCTGCGCATCGGCGTGACCCGCCAGGGCTTTGCCGGGGAGGCAGAGCCCGCCGGGCAAGCAGCGCTCGATACCGCCATCAAGGCGCTCGAACGCGACGGCGCGACGCTCGTCGATCGCCCGGACCCTGAGCCGTTCGCGATGGCCTGGAAGCTGCACCCGGTCATCTCCGACGGCGAAGCCTTGCGGTCGCTCGCCTGGGAATGGCAGACGCAACGCGCCCTCATCCCGCCCAAGCTCACCGAGGCGCTGTCGACCGCCGAGGCGATCGGCCCCGTTGAGTTCGACGAGGCGCGCCGGGCCGGCAAGCGGGCGCGCGTGGCTGCACATGATTTCTTCGAGGGAATCGACGCCGTCATCACCTTCTCGGCCCCGGGCGCAGCCCCCAAGGGCCTCGGCTCGACCGGCGACCCGAAATTCAACCGGCTGTGGACCTTGCTCGGCGTGCCTTGCGTCAATGTTCCAGGATGCCTCGACGCACAAGGCTTGCCCGTCGGGGTCCAGGTCGTGGCCCCGTTCGGCAGGGACGCCATGGCGCTCGCGGTCGCTTCAAAGCTCGAACATGCCCTGTCTCGCCGCGTCGGCGCCTGAGGGGGATGCCGGCTCGGCGATCGTCTCATTCGGCCGGCCTATGACAAGGTCGTCAGAATGCTGTCGCCCCACATACTTGTCCGTGACGGGCGCGGCCCTATGTCATATTGATTGGTCGGCGCATAATCGGATCGAATCCGGCCGGTACGCGTTGCAGATGGAGTCGTGAACGACATCGTTGGGGAACGATGACTGAAATTGGTGCTGGGTGGGCACAGACTGACAGAGCGTGGAGATCGATGTGACGGACGCAAACCCAGCCCATAGCCAAGATGACGAGATGGCGGCCTCCGGCCGCGAAGAGGACGCGCCCGTATCGGACGCGCTCTCGACGGCAGCCCGAATGATGCGAACCAGAACCGCCGCGCTCCTTGCCGCGGAAGGATTATTCGCCGGGCAGGACGTGCTGCTGCTGACCCTTGGCGGAGAAAGAAGCCTCGAAGTCGGCGAGATCGCCGAGCGCCTCGGGGTGCGGGCCCCGACCGTCTCCAAGACCTTGACGCGTTTGACCGAGGCCGGCCTCGTCAGCCGCTCCTCGGTGTCGGGCGACAAGCGCCGGGTCGCTGCGCGCGTCACCGCCAAAGGCCGCGCCAAGCTCGACCGCATTGCGGAGATCCGCACGCGGGTGGAAAGGGAGCTGCTCTCGGATTTCGACGCCAAGGACGAGCGGCGCCTGCGCAAGCTGTTGCGCAAGGCGATCAAGACCATCTCGCTGAGCGCGCGCGGCGAGGAGGTTTCCACGCATCATGACGGGGATGCGGGCGCGCATTGAGCCGCGGGACCGCTTGCCTCTCGCCCGCTCTTGCGGAGGGTGAGGCTCGGGCGCCGACAGCAAGGGCGACCGGGTCGCGGTCCGGGCGCCGGAGCTATTCCTTTAGCCTTGGCGGCGTGTGATACCGGCAGGAGCGGGTCGGGCGCCTCCAGGGGTTGAGCATGTACAGGGATTGGCTCGGCAACACGGTCACGGCGGCGAGCGATGCGACGCTCGCCGGCATCGATGATTTCCTGCAAGGCTATCTCGGTTATGAGGTGAAGGCCGCCGCCATCTTCGCGGCCGCCGACGCCGATGCCGATTGCGCCATCGCCAATGCCTATGCGGCGATCTGCAACATGTATATGGAGACGCCGGAGGCGCCGGCGCTCGCCAAATCCTATATCGAGCGGGCCGAGGCTGCAGCCCCCAAGGCCAGCCGCCGCGAGCAGATGGCGACCAAGGCCGTCCGCGCCTGGGTCGACGGCGACATCCCGGCGACGCTCAGCCTCTCGAATGAGATGGCGCAGGAATTTCCCCGCGAGCTCGCCATCGCCAAGACCTGCCAGTACCACCTGTTCAATCTCGGCGATTCACCCGGCATGCTGCGGGTCGCGACCAGCATCCGCGATGCCAATATCGACCTGCCCTACATGCATGGCATGCTCGCCTTCGCCTATGAGCAGTGCCATTTCCTCGACGAGGCGGAAAGATCGGCGCGGCACGCCATCGCGCTCAAGCGCAAGGAGCCCTGGGCGCATCACGCGCTGGCCCATGTGCTCCTGACCCAGGGGAGGATCCGCGAAGGCGTCGATTTCCTCGAGGATGTGAAGGATAGCTGGACCGACCTCAACTCCTTCATGCTCACGCATAATTGGTGGCATCTCGGCCTCTATTACATCTCGCTCGGCGCCTATGACAAAGTGCTGGCGCTCTATGACGAGCATGTCTGGGGCGTCTGGAAGGAGTATTCGCAGGACCAGATCGGGGCCGTGTCGCTGCTCATGCGCCTCGAGCTGGTCGGCGTCGACGTCGGAGACCGCTGGACCGATGTCGGTCATTATCTGAAGGCCCGCAGCCGCGATGTGGTGCAGCCTTTCCTCAGCATGCAATATCTCTATGGGCTCGCCCGGGCGGGCGGGCCTGAGGCCGACGAGCTGATGCGCCATATCCGCGAGCATGCGGCTGAGGCCCCGGCCTTTGTGCGCGAGGCCTGGGCGCAGGTGGCGCTGCCGGCCTGCGAGGGCCTGTTGGCGCATGCGCGCGGCGATTGCGAGACCTGCGTGCGCAAGCTCGGTGCCGCCATGCCGCGCATGCTGGAGATCGGCGGCAGCCACGCCCAACGGGACCTGTTCGATCAGGTGCTGCTCGATGCGACCATCCGCTCCGGCCGGCTAATCGCGGCGCAGCGCATGCTGGAATTGCGCCGCCAATGGGAGCCGAACGGCGTGCCGCTCAACACAGCGCTTGCCGGGATCTATGAAGGTCTCGGCCTGCCGCGAGAAGCAGCGCGCGCGGCCGAGCGCGCCAAGCTGGCGATGGCTGGCTGAGCGGCGGGGGGGAGCTCCTGGGACCGCGACCGTCTCGGTCGCCCTTCTTCCCGGCGTGAAGGCCTCGGCCTCCGCAAGGGCGGGACGCCCGCGGTCCCAGGTCCTCAAGCCGGGACGGCAGTTGCCCGCTCGGCCTCGATCTTGCCGATGGCGTCGACGACCGCATCGAAAGTGAGCAGGGTCGAGGCGTGGCGGGCCTTGTAGTCGCGCACCGGCTCGAGGATTTCGAGGTCCTTCCAGCGGCCGGAGGGCGGCGGGCCATTCGCCTTGAGCATGGCCCTCATCTCCTCGCGCACAGCTCGCAACTCGGCAGCACTCGACCCGATCACGTGATGCGCCATGATCGAGGACGAGGCCTGGCCAAGCGCGCAAGCCTTTACGTCATGGGCAAAATCCGAGACCTTATCGCCGTCCATGGCGATATCGACGGTCACAGTCGAGCCGCAGAGCTTGGAATGTGCGGTGGCGCTGGCCTGCGGCTTCTCAAGGCGCCCGAGACGAGGGATATTGGCCGCAAAGGACAAGATCCGCTGGTTGTAGATATCATTCAGCATCGAAAAGCCGAGGTTTTGTGTCGCGAGCCTGGGAAAGCCGGGCTCCCTCCCTATATAGACGTGGCGCAAGACCGGTTAAACTCTCCTGGTCTCGCCTATG from Rhizobiales bacterium GAS188 includes:
- a CDS encoding Extensin-like protein C-terminus gives rise to the protein MAGGRTLRRRASLGAAAFIAVAIASCGKAPREARPAWRDEAERACLRSGAIRESDYITRAPAIDGPGACGALSPFHVAALSDGKVGLTLPSSLAGRGHKAYAATLTCDMVPALESWMGEKVQAAAAAVYGQPVVEMHTLGSYSCRRMNNGTGTSMKSEHAFADAIDVSGFTLADGREVMVRSGWRGAPQDQDFLRSVFVGSCEIFHTVLGPGSDGHHEDHFHLDLMRHASGHHICRPVIKFTPRSAAPLDAPVQPPVAPGQMQQEPEADDPYALEDMPPSRNAVASAAERPMEPAVSPRPMMASRSPDPQRSQPGTVAATPLPPSRSARLDPEDQGYSPPRISSKGDRLDRAGAAPSAMPAMQSSGGNTAVAKDASRLGAPDPSAAQSRSAQSRSAYAAMAPRPPAPIRSPSTPPGWSVGAQPVTRAAPMSLSGDTDPDE
- a CDS encoding 4-carboxymuconolactone decarboxylase translates to MRFRPPTREEMSEAQLRVVEAAIAGKRGTAPAPLLAWLDSPELGERAQRLGEFVRYDTTLPPALSELAILVTARFWTSHYEWHAHKREGLKAGIDPTVIDAIARRKPPKLQDPKAQLVYDFSMALHETHAVPAPLFAAAQKELGRQGVVELIGILGYYTLISMTLNAFEIGLPDGAAPELQP
- a CDS encoding Asp-tRNAAsn/Glu-tRNAGln amidotransferase A subunit — protein: MISAVALRARLDTGELTPEAAIRQSLEAVERADGELGAFVATNAQGALASATGQNGPSGPLSGIAIGVKDIIDTADMPTAMGSAIYEGWRPKADAALVMLARRAGASILGKTATTAFAHADPPGTRNPHDPAHTPGGSSSGSAAAVGAGMVPLAFGTQTGGSVIRPASFCGVAAIKPSFRLLPTAGIKCYSISLDTAGLFAATVADAGFALAALTGRDLGAPASPQGLRIGVTRQGFAGEAEPAGQAALDTAIKALERDGATLVDRPDPEPFAMAWKLHPVISDGEALRSLAWEWQTQRALIPPKLTEALSTAEAIGPVEFDEARRAGKRARVAAHDFFEGIDAVITFSAPGAAPKGLGSTGDPKFNRLWTLLGVPCVNVPGCLDAQGLPVGVQVVAPFGRDAMALAVASKLEHALSRRVGA
- a CDS encoding DNA-binding transcriptional regulator, MarR family — encoded protein: MTDANPAHSQDDEMAASGREEDAPVSDALSTAARMMRTRTAALLAAEGLFAGQDVLLLTLGGERSLEVGEIAERLGVRAPTVSKTLTRLTEAGLVSRSSVSGDKRRVAARVTAKGRAKLDRIAEIRTRVERELLSDFDAKDERRLRKLLRKAIKTISLSARGEEVSTHHDGDAGAH
- a CDS encoding NifU homolog involved in Fe-S cluster formation; the protein is MRHVYIGREPGFPRLATQNLGFSMLNDIYNQRILSFAANIPRLGRLEKPQASATAHSKLCGSTVTVDIAMDGDKVSDFAHDVKACALGQASSSIMAHHVIGSSAAELRAVREEMRAMLKANGPPPSGRWKDLEILEPVRDYKARHASTLLTFDAVVDAIGKIEAERATAVPA
- a CDS encoding aldose 1-epimerase, translated to MSLLTLGMLPDGRAVREVELTTAAGAKARIMELGAVLRDLTVKLPTGRDQRVVLGFETPDIYDGHSQHAGAIAGRYANRIAHGRFSLDGHAYQLPLNEAGRHSLHGGAMGFNRRLWSIVEHGPNAVTFALSSSAGDQGYPGNLRVWCRYELVEPATLALDLTATTDAATVVNLAQHSYFNLDGSEDVRDHELMIAADFHTPTDNELIPTGEILSVIGTPYDFRQTRPIRHMPQGASTPFGYDINFVLRRSQVERSHGLALAATLVSKVNGLTLEQWTTEPGLQVYDGHAMRIAAPGHEGRRYGAGAGLALEAQLFPDGPNRAHFPNAALRPGETYRQRTEYRFVGGE
- a CDS encoding Glyoxalase/Bleomycin resistance protein/Dioxygenase superfamily protein; this encodes MLGHMSFGVHDLERAALFYESILAPLGYVRVWTNGQRGAGFGEPGGPDRFALFARPDQVIAPGPGFHLAFIAPDRAAVDAFHAAAIEAGGKDAGAPGLRPHYGANYYAAFVIDLDGYKLEAVHQ